A region from the Takifugu rubripes chromosome 22, fTakRub1.2, whole genome shotgun sequence genome encodes:
- the LOC101069694 gene encoding voltage-dependent R-type calcium channel subunit alpha-1E-like isoform X6 has product MARFGDEPALGTVEPGDGDAEGGGDAQDAAGLTASMKQAKAQRARTMALYNPVPHRQNCLTVNRSLFIFAEDNIIRKYARRIIEWPPFEYMILATITANCVVLALEQHLPGEDKTPMAKRLEKTEPYFIGIFCFEAGIKLVALGFVFHKGSYLRNGWNVMDFIVVLSGILATAGAHMNIPVDLRTLRAVRVLRPLKLVSGIPSLQIVLKSIMKAMIPLLQIGLLLFFAILMFAIIGLEFYSGKLHQTCLPSDDIQDNETVDSSELAFACGVRKCPEKYECKDTWIGPNDGITQFDNILFAVLTVFQCITMEGWTAVLYNTNDALGTTWNWMYFIPLIIIGSFFVLNLVLGVLSGEFAKERERVENRRAFMKLRRQQQVERELNGYRAWIDRAEEVMLAEENKNSGLLKRASKKTGARRGAPGNEKFTDTSTASMSRSRMNFRSGRRGPAAYLRRKERMLRISIRRMVKTDTFYLMVLSLVALNTICVAIVHHNQPGWLTIFLYYAEFVFLGLFLAEMFLKIYGLGFRLYFHSSFNCFDCGVIVGSIFEVVWGFFRPGISFGISVLRALRLLRIFKITKYWASLRNLVVSLMSSMKSIISLLFLLFLFTVVFALLGMQLFGGRFIFEDYTPTNFDTFPAAIMTVFQILTGEDWNEVMYDGIRSQGGVQYGMWSSIYFIVLTLFGNYTLLNVFLAIAVDNLANAQELTKDEEEEEEFFNQRYARGRDGLISDGRRRPYLYRKRAIHRGRPTFPDEQEAPPDEPPLRGPSTFANRRERRRKVNMSVWEQRANQLRKRRQMASREELFASPTEDTAETPSATHHATTLSPGASPAHLPESPMSVGMPLPEPPMSISIPIPEPPEAEPLVNLGEEKSGVNHRTTGGGGRHRIARKFRPNQGPEEGARHRRHRHREARPEAKSLDFAQTPQEVQQMRRSLSQEKRVLDEREEKEEREEREKLEGEEAQDDCGTCIANPYAEVGEDCSRISIPGADIPEPPQCDPLLDCTWSEQDGSAHDPSSQSIPVEPALEATEFNMRALESESSKVSIKRHASNQEGGVAIEMTTQPLLELAPMSVNTNELEAYDPEKEEDTEEEEPCTPPKRVAPAPDSMFIFKASNPIRRICHYIVTMRYFEMTILLVIVASSIALAAEDPVCTNSDRNKVLRYFDYVFTGVFTFEMIIKMIDQGLILHDGSYFRDMWNLLDFIVVVGALIAFALTNVMGNNKGRDIKTIKSLRVLRVLRPLKTIKRLPKLKAVFDCVVTSLKNVFNILIVYQLFMFIFAVIAVQLFKGKFFYCTDGSMKSEKECQGFYIDYTRDKKEVKRREWRRHEFHYDNVGWALLTLFTISTGEGWPQVLQHSTDVTEEDMGPSRGNRMEMSAFYVVYFVVFPFFFVNIFVALIIITFQEQGDKMIHECSLEKNERACIDFTISAKPMTRYMPQNRQTLQYRLWHFVASPSFEYTVLVMIALNTVVLMMKYYSAPTAYDTVLKHLNTAFTVLFSLECILKILAFGLVNYFRDTWNIFDFITVLGSISEIIVDLQSVNTINMSFLKLFRTARLIKLLRQGYTIRILLWTFVQSFKALPYVCLLIAMLFFIFAIIGMQVFGNIKLDDESHINQHNNFKTFFSALMLLFRSATGESWQEIMLSCLSGQECEPDPSIAPLTLSPDHEGGCGTDFAYCYFVSFIFLSSFLMLNLFVAVIMDNFEYLTRDSSILGPHHLDEFVRIWGEYDRLACGRIHYTAMYEMLTHMSPPLGLGKKCPAKIAYKRLVLMNMPVDEDMTVHFTSTLMSLIRTALDIKIARGGEDRIGLDSELQKEISIIWPYLPQKTLDLLVPINKDTDMTVGKIYASMMIMDYFKQSKAKKLRQQLEAQKSNLMFKRLDAAALPEDILSNTQTLSTMAHTAGSALTRGGFVALSPISPQELFLQPISSDVDSGQEKNLVGECSRGVESPLELPLGRGLCLRASSLPRLAVETQTEVASGSMKRSVSTIADQRVNGLWEEEKSPERFYRPRHKSYKAAVSRSEHWQQGDRERGRSKERCHLLSPDGSRCNSEERSLQPSRSSSAERANPADKQGNSSDSPVPSTSESSTPSGRRPSSHTPTHSRPHISYSPLVCHTHPSLGEDEEEAQESVAAERETLRHPSPPRRYPSEPFLASQEDDHSPDPSGPMETLTFEAAVACSLGRSNTISSARPRSRTGWQVPNGHFRKRLAQTVSVAGCDTLSDTEEDDRC; this is encoded by the exons ATGGCTCGGTTTGGAGACGAGCCCGCGCTCGGGACGGTGGAGCCCGGAGATGGAGACGCGGAAGGCGGCGGGGACGCACAGGACGCGGCGGGACTGACGGCTTCCATGAAGCAAGCCAAGGCGCAGAGGGCCCGGACCATGGCTCTGTATAACCCAGTACCCCACCGACAGAACTGCCTCACCGTCAACAGGTCGCTCTTTATATTCGCAGAGGACAACATCATCAGGAAATACGCGCGGCGAATCATCGAGTGGCC ACCGTTTGAGTACATGATCCTGGCCACCATCACAGCCAACTGTGTGGTCCTGGCTCTGGAGCAGCACCTGCCCGGGGAGGATAAGACCCCCATGGCCAAGAGACTG GAGAAGACGGAGCCGTACTTCATCGGCATCTTCTGCTTCGAGGCGGGAATCAAACTGGTGGCgcttggttttgttttccataAAGGTTCTTACCTGAGGAACGGCTGGAACGTCATGGACTTCATCGTGGTGCTCAGCGG GATCTTGGCCACCGCCGGCGCTCATATGAACATCCCAGTTGACCTTCGGACCCTGAGGGCCGTGCGAGTGCTGAGACCCCTCAAGCTGGTCTCTGGGATCCCCA GCCTGCAGATTGTGCTGAAGTCCATCATGAAGGCCATGATCCCGCTGCTTCAGATCGGCCTCCTTTTGTTCTTCGCCATCCTCATGTTTGCCATCATCGGCCTGGAGTTCTACAGCGGGAAGCTTCATCAAACCTGCCTGCCGTCTGACGACATCCAGG ACAACGAGACGGTGGACTCGTCAGAGTTGGCCTTTGCCTGCGGAGTGAGGAAGTGTCCTGAGAAGTACGAATGCAAAGACACCTGGATCGGGCCCAACGACGGCATCACGCAGTTCGACAACATCCTGTTTGCCGTCCTCACCGTCTTCCAGTGCATCACCATGGAGGGATGGACGGCTGTGCTCTACAAC ACCAACGATGCCTTGGGTACCACCTGGAACTGGATGTACTTCATCCCGCTCATCATTATCGGCTCCTTCTTCGTGCTAAACCTGGTGCTGGGTGTCCTGTCGGG AGAATTCGCTAAGGAGAGAGAGCGGGTGGAGAACCGGCGGGCCTTCATGAAGCTTCGGcgccagcagcaggtggagcgaGAGCTGAACGGCTACCGAGCCTGGATAGACAGGGCAG AGGAGGTCATGCTCGCAGAGGAGAATAAAAACTCTGGCT TGCTGAAGAGGGCGAGCAAGAAGACTGGCGCCCGGAGAGGAGCGCCAGGCAACGAGAAGTTCACCGACACGTCTACAGCCA GCATGTCCCGATCCAGAATGAACTTCCGCAGCGGGCGCCGTGGCCCCGCCGCCTACCTGCGGCGCAAAGAGCGCATGTTACGGATCTCCATCCGCCGCATGGTGAAGACAGACACCTTCTACCTGATGGTGCTCAGTCTGGTTGCCCTCAACACCATCTGCGTGGCCATCGTCCACCACAACCAGCCCGGCTGGCTGACCATCTTCCTGT ACTATGCAGAGTTTGTGTTCCTGGGTTTGTTTCTGGCTGAGATGTTTTTGAAGATCTACGGCCTGGGGTTTCGCCTCTATTTCCACTCTTCCTTCAACTGCTTTGACTGTGGG GTCATTGTTGGGAGCATCTTTGAGGTGGTCTGGGGTTTCTTCAGGCCTGGCATATCGTTTGGGATCAGCGTTCTGAGGGCGCTGAGACTTCTCAGAATCTTCAAGATCACCAA ATACTGGGCCTCTCTCAGGAACCTGGTCGTGTCTCTCATGAGCTCCATGAAGTCCATCATCAGccttctgttcctcctcttcctcttcaccgtGGTCTTCGCCCTGTTGGGGATGCAGCTTTTCGGTGGACG GTTCATCTTTGAAGATTACACTCCCACCAACTTTGACACTTTTCCAGCTGCCATCATGACAGTGTTTCAG ATCTTGACGGGCGAGGACTGGAACGAGGTGATGTATGATGGGATTCGCTCCCAGGGCGGGGTCCAGTACGGCATGTGGTCGTCGATATACTTCATAGTGCTGACCCTGTTTGGAAACT ACACGCTGCTGAACGTCTTCTTGGCCATCGCCGTGGATAATCTGGCCAATGCACAAGAACTGACAAAG gacgaagaggaggaagaggaattcTTTAACCAGAGATATGCCAGAGGCAGGGATGGCCTGATATCCGA TGGGAGGAGAAGACCCTACCTGTACAGGAAACGGGCGATCCACCGAGGCCGGCCAACCTTTCCAGATGAGCAAGAGGCACCCCCGGACGAGCCACCCCTCAGGGGCCCCAGCACCTTCGCTAACCGGCGTGAGAGGAGGCGGAAGGTCAACATGTCGGTGTGGGAGCAGAGGGCCAACCAGCTGCGCAAACGACGCCAGATGGCGAGCAGAGAAGAGCTGTTTGCAAGTCCCACAGAGGACACCGCTGAAACTCCAAGCGCCACACACCACGCTACCACCCTGTCTCCAGGGGCCAGTCCGGCTCATTTGCCCGAGTCGCCAATGTCCGTGGGAATGCCCCTCCCCGAACCACCGATGTCCATCTCCATCCCCATCCCGGAGCCCCCGGAGGCCGAGCCCCTCGTCAATCTGGGTGAAGAGAAATCGGGAGTGAACCACCGGAccaccggtgggggggggcgacacAGGATCGCCCGTAAATTCAGACCCAACCAAGGCCCGGAGGAGGGGGCGCGCCACAGACGCCACCGGCACCGCGAAGCACGGCCTGAAGCAAAGAGCCTGGACTTTGCCCAGACGCCCCAGGAGGTGCAGCAAATGAGAAGGTCACTCAGCCAGGAGAAGAGAGTGCTGGacgagagagaagagaaggaagaaagagaggagagagagaaactggAGGGCGAGGAAGCCCAGGACGACTGCGGAACCTGCATCGCCAATCCATACGCAGAAGTCGGAGAGGACTGTAGCAG GATATCCATCCCGGGCGCTGACATTCCTGAGCCCCCCCAGTGTGATCCGCTGCTGGACTGTACCTGGTCTGAGCAGGATGGCAGCGCTCATGACCCCTCTTCCCAAAGCATCCCCGTGGAGCCCGCATTAGAGGCCACAGAGTTCAACATGAGGGCTCTGGAGTCCGAGAGCAGCAAAGTCTCCATCAAACGGCACGCGTCCAACCAGGAGGGCGGCGTCGCCATTGAAATGACCACCCAGCCCCTGCTGGAGCTGGCGCCCATGTCAG TGAACACAAATGAGCTGGAGGCGTACGACCCTGAAAAGGAGGAGGACACCGAAGAGGAGGAACCCTGCACCCCTCCCAAGCGCGTGGCTCCAGCTCCAGACAGCATGTTCATCTTCAAGGCCTCCAACCC AATCAGGAGGATTTGTCACTACATTGTCACCATGCGCTACTTTGAGATGACCATCCTGCTGGTGATCGTGGCGAGCAGCATCGCCCTGGCTGCCGAGGACCCCGTGTGTACCAACTCAGACAGAAACAAG GTCCTGCGCTATTTTGATTATGTCTTCACTGGAGTGTTCACCTTTGAAATGATCATCAAG ATGATCGACCAGGGTCTCATTCTTCACGACGGCTCCTATTTCCGAGACATGTGGAACCTCCTGGATTTCATCGTGGTGGTGGGAGCTCTGATTGCCTTCGCTCTAAC GAATGTGATGGG aaacaacaaaggtCGAGACATCAAGACAATCAAGTCTCTCAGAGTTCTGAGAGTTCTACGGCCTCTTAAAACCATCAAGAGGCTTCCTAAGCTCAAG GCGGTTTTCGACTGCGTGGTCACGTCTTTAAAGAACGTCTTCAACATCCTCATCGTGTACCAGCTCTTCATGTTCATCTTTGCCGTCATCGCCGTGCAGCTCTTCAAGGGGAAGTTCTTCTACTGCACCGACGGCTCCATGAAGTCAGAGAAGGAATGCCA AGGCTTCTACATTGACTACACCAGAGACaagaaggaggtgaagaggagggagtgGCGGAGACACGAGTTTCACTATGACAACGTGGGCTGGgctctcctcaccctcttcacCATCTCCACGGGAGAGGGGTGGCCTCA GGTCCTGCAGCACTCCACCGACGTCACGGAGGAGGACATGGGCCCGAGTCGAGGGAACCGGATGGAGATGTCCGCTTTCTACGTGGTGTATTTCGTGGTCTTCCCCTTCTTTTTCGTCAACATCTTCGTGGCGTTGATCATCATCACGTTCCAGGAGCAGGGCGACAAGATGATCCACGAGTGCAGTCTGGAGAAGAACGAG AGGGCTTGCATCGACTTCACCATCAGCGCCAAACCCATGACGCGCTACATGCCCCAAAACAGACAAACCCTCCAGTACAGGCTGTGGCACTTCGTGGCGTCGCCCTCCTTCGAGTACACGGTGCTCGTCATGATCGCTCTCAACACGGTGGTCCTCATGATGAAG TACTATTCAGCACCGACGGCGTACGACACCGTCCTGAAACACCTGAACACGGCCTTCACGGTCCTCTTCTCCTTGGAGTGCATCCTGAAGATCCTGGCGTTCGGCCTCGTG AACTACTTTCGAGACACTTGGAATATCTtcgatttcatcactgttcttgGCAGCATCAGCGAGATAATCGTGGATTTACAG TCGGTGAACACCATCAACATGAGTTTCCTGAAGCTTTTCCGAACAGCCAGGTTGATCAAGCTGCTGCGGCAGGGCTACACCATCCGCATCCTGCTGTGGACCTTTGTGCAGTCCTTCAag GCTCTTCCTTATGTCTGCCTCCTGATCGCCATGCTTTTCTTCATATTCGCCATCATTGGAATGCAG GTGTTTGGGAACATCAAGCTGGATGACGAGAGTCACATCAATCAGCACAACAACTTTAAGACGTTTTTCAGCGCGCTGATGCTTCTCTTCAG GAGTGCCACGGGAGAGTCCTGGCAGGAGATTATGCTTTCATGTCTGTCGGGTCAGGAGTGCGAGCCGGACCCCTCCATCGCTCCCCTCACCTTGTCTCCGGACCACGAGGGAGGCTGCGGCACTGACTTTGCTTACTGCTACTTTGTCTCGTTCATCTTCTTAAGCTCCTTTCTG ATGCTCAACCTGTTTGTGGCTGTGATCATGGACAACTTTGAGTATCTGACCCGAGACTCCTCAATTCTGGGTCCCCATCACCTGGACGAGTTTGTTCGCATCTGGGGAGAGTATGACCGTCTGGCATG CGGTCGTATCCACTACACGGCCATGTATGAGATGTTAACACACATGTCTCCACCCCTGGGCCTGGGAAAGAAATGTCCGGCTAAAATCGCTTATAAG AGGTTGGTGTTGATGAACATGCCTGTGGACGAGGACATGACCGTCCACTTCACCTCCACTCTGATGTCCCTCATCCGCACAGCTTTGGACATCAAAATAGCTCGAG GTGGTGAAGACCGCATTGGTCTGGATTCTGAACTACAGAAAGAAATCAGTATAATTTGGCCATACCTGCCCCAGAAGACCTTGGACCTTCTGGTACCAATCAACAAAG ATACGGACATGACGGTTGGGAAGATCTACGCCTCCATGATGATCATGGATTACTTCAAACAGAGCAAAGCTAAAAAACTGCGGCAGCAGCTTGAAGCTCAG AAGAGTAACCTAATGTTCAAGCGTCTGGATGCAGCCGCACTCCCGGAAGACATTCTGTCCAACACCCAAACCCTGTCAACCATGGCCCACACGGCTGGCTCAGCCTT GACCAGAGGTGGTTTCGTGGCCCTGAGCCCCATCTCGCCTCAGGAACTATTTCTGCAGCCCATAAGCTCTGACGTCGATTCAGGTCAAGAGAAGAATCTG GTGGGCGAGTGCAGTAGGGGGGTTGAATCCCCACTGGAGCTTCCACTAGGGAGGGGCCTGTGTTTGCGGGCCTCTTCTTTGCCCCGTCTGGCTGTAGAGACTCAG ACAGAGGTCGCCAGTGGCTCCATGAAGCGTTCGGTCTCCACAATCGCAGATCAGCGGGTTAACGGCCtttgggaggaggagaaaagtcCTGAGCGATTTTATCGACCCCGTCACAAAAGCTACAAAGCTGCTG tttctcGGTCTGAGCACTGGCAGCAGGGCGACAGAGAGCGCGGCCGCTCTAAGGAGCGCTGTCACCTCCTGTCTCCAGATGGGTCGCGTTGTAACTCGGAGGAAAGGAGCCTGCAGCCTTCACGCTCGTCCAGTGCAGAGAGAGCGAACCCGGCGGACAAACAG GGCAACAGCTCAGACAGCCCGGTGCCCTCCACTTCAGAATCCAGCACCCCCAGTGGCCGCCGGCCCTCATCACACACCCCGACCCACTCTCGCCCTCACATTTCTTACTCGCCGCTCGTTTGCCACACGCACCCCTCTCTcggcgaggacgaggaggaagccCAAGAGAGCGTCGCCGCCGAGCGCGAGACCCTCCGGCATCCATCCCCACCCCGACGCTATCCCTCCGAGCCGTTCCTGGCGTCCCAAGAGGACGACCACAGCCCGGACCCCTCCGGTCCCATGGAGACACTGACCTTTGAGGCGGCCGTGGCCTGCAGCCTGGGACGCTCGAACACCATCAGCTCGGCCCGCCCGCGCTCACGGACCGGCTGGCAGGTCCCCAACGGACACTTTCGGAAGCGTCTGGCGCAGACGGTGTCGGTCGCCGGCTGCGATACGCTCAGCGACACAGAGGAAGACGACAGGTGCTAG